CAGTGGGCGACGGAGAAACGAGCATGTAAACGCTTCCTCATTTGCTGCTTTTTGCTTGTTCATCGCCACCATATTGCATTCATTTTCTCTGAGCAATCACCCAGAAATATTCCGCATTGTGGAATCGCTTCTGCAATACAAAATTACACTCTTAATGTAAAATAGTTTCAAATTTTTTGTCAATAAATTTTTGTCTCGTCTAAATTATATTGATTCGGCTGAAAAATTCTGATAGATTGAGGTCATATTAAGCTGGCGTGACATGCAATGAGCAGTCACTATGCAACAAAGCCAGGAGGTAACCCACGTTGGTACAATCGATTGACCGGGCGATGAGCATCATCTCCGTCCTGGTATCAGATCCTAACAAGCAGCATTGGTCCATCTCGGAAATTGCTGAACAAACGGACCTGCCGCTGAGTACGGTACATCGTTTAATTAGCAGCCTCATCAAGCATGGACTCATCCTCCAGGTTCCTGAGAGCAAGCAGTACAAGGTCGGCTATACGTGGATGGAAATCGGGCTGCGCATCCTGGACAAGATGGATATGCGCGCTGTCGCCCGAACTGTCATGGAGCAACTGGCAGCAGACGTACGAGAAACTGTCTATCTGAACATTCCACAGGGCTCACATGCCATCGTACTCGAACGAGTGGAAGGTCCCATGTCTGTCAGAAGCATGGATAATCTGGGCGAGCGTATTCCGCTGCATATCGGTGCGGCAAACAAAACGATTCTCGCCAATATGAATCCAACCGAAGCAGAGCAAATCGTGACCGATTTAGTCCCGGATGCAGAAAAACGTCGCGAGCTGTTAGAACGACTGCCAGAAATCAGACAAAACGGCTATGCAGTCAGCTACGGTGAGAAAACCGAGGGTACCGCATCCATTGCCGCTCCTATCTTCGGCGTTAACCAAAAGGTCGTAGGTGCTTTGAGTATCGGCGTTCCGAGCTATCGAATCAACGAGCAGCTCTTGTCCTCACTCATTGAACAAGCCCAACAAAGTGCCAAAGAAATTTCCCACAAGATCGGTGCCTTACCTTAATTTTTTTGCCCACTAACCGGAAACAGTTTTCACTATACGGAAAACGGAGGCGTTTTTTATGCAAAAATGGCAAACAAAAGAGCAGCTCATCGATCTCTTGTGCAATTTGGTAAGCATCCCAAGCATTACAGGATCATCTGCCGAGAAGGACTTGCCTGGCTACGTCGTCGATCAGCTTCGTACCCTGCCTTATTATCAAGCCAATCCCGATCATGTGCGTGCGAATCCGACTGAAGATGGGCGCCATTTTGTCACTGCTTTGGTCAAAAAAGAAGGCGTACGGGACACCGTCATTCTCGTCAGCCATTTTGATGTCGTCGACGTCGAGGATTACGGCGCCTGGATGAAGCATGCTTTTGATCCGAAGACCCTCACTCCTCTCTTCCAACAAAACCAAGCCGATATGCCAGCAGACGTTCAACAGGATATTCGAACCGGCAACTGGCTGTTTGGCCGTGGCACCATGGATATGAAATGCGGACTGACACTGCACATGTCGATGATTGAGCAAGCGATTGCTGGAGAGTTCGAGGGCAACATTTTGCTTCTGACCGTCCCTGACGAAGAGGTGAATTCTGTCGGGATGCGGGCAGCAGTCCCAGAGCTTTTGAAAATCGCCGAAGAGTTCGACCTGAGCTATACCACAGTGCTCAACTCGGAGCCGATGTTTACCCGCTATCCAGGGGATACGAATACGTACTTGTACACAGGCTCCATCGGAAAAGTGCTCCCAGGCTTCCTCTGCTACGGCAAAGAAACACATGTCGGCGAGCCTTTTGCCGGGTTGAACGGCAATTACATGGCCTCCCAATTGACATGTGAACTCGAGCTGAACACATCCTTTTGCGAGGTCGTTGAGGGGGAAGCATCTCCTCCACCGACGAACCTGATTCAAAAGGATTTGAAAAAAGAGTACTCTGTGCAAATTCCGCACCGTGCCGTGACGCTGTTCAACCTGTTCCTGCTGGAAAAACAAATGGAAGATGTCGTAGAGCCGCTGCTGGAATCGGCAAGAAATGTTGCAGAGCGCATGAAGCAAAATTATCTCAAGCACGCGAGCCAGTTTGCCAACTTCGCGCCGTTTAGCCCGCGTGATCTGTCCATTTCCGTCATGACTTACGAAGAACTGTATGCCTATGCGAAGAAAACGTACGGGGAAGAAAAACTGCGCCAGTTGGAAGCAGACGTGATCGCCAACCGCGGCGACAAGGACGACCGTGACGCCACGATCGAGCTGGTGGATCAGTTAGCGATTCTGTGCAAAGAATTGTCGCCGATGATGATCTTGTTCTTCGCTCCACCGTTTTACCCGGCAGTCAGCTCGCGCAATCATCCTCTGATCCAACAAACGACGGAAGAGATGAAAGCATACGCGAGAGATCAGCACCAGGTCAATTTGGTCAAACAAAACTACTTTGGCGGAATTTCTGACTTAAGCTACGTCGGACTCCAATATCCGGCGGCATCCATGAAGCCATTAGTAGCGAACATGCCTTTGTGGGACAACGGCTACTCCATTCCGCTTCAGGAGCTCGAAGCTTTTGATGTACCTGTCATGAACCTCGGTCCAGTCGGACGTGATGCCCATCAGTGGACAGAACGCCTGGACATCGACTATGCATTTGATACGTTAAAAGACATGCTTCCTCGTTGCATCCAGTCTCTCTTGCAAAATGGGAAAGCTTTGAAGGAATAGCAAAGAGGAAAAGGTTCCGGTACCGATAGATTACTGTCGCACGGGAGCCTTTTTTTCTTATAATGAAGAAAAACCATTTCAAGGGAGGGTTACGCATGGAATTTCAAGCGAAAGAAAATGGTTTTGTCACTCAACTGTCCTACGGTGAGCTGCACGTATCGGGTGATGAACAGTATGGCTTTCGCCCCTACCAGCTCTTGGTATCTTCCATCGCTGTTTGCAGTGGCGGTGTTTTGCGAAAAGTATTGGACAAGATGAGAATGGCGTGCACGGACATGAAGGTAACCGCAGATGTTCAGCGGAATGAGGCAGAGGCAAATCGGGTTGAAAAAATTCACCTCCACTTCATCATTACAGGTGAAAATATGAAAGAAGAAAAAGTGCAAAAGGCCATTGAAGCCGCAAGCAAAAACTGCCCGATGGTCCAATCTGTCAAGGGAAGCATCGTCGTAACCGAGTCCTTCGAATTGGTATCATGACAGGAAATACAGTGCTAACGCCCAGTCCTTTGTTTTTGCTTCAAGACATACAGCAGGTCACCTTGTCACCGACTGAAGAATGGGCGTTTTCCGGCGAATCAACCCATGCTGTGCTCATCGTGACAAAAGGAACGGGCCAGATGCTGAACGAGTCGGATCAACAGGCTCTACTAGATGGAAGTGTACTCATCCTTTCTCGAGAATCTGCGAGGCAAGTACGCCCTGATACAGAAGAGCCACTCCGTCTCCTCGTACTCTATTTTGACGCCCTGCAACAGCAAGAGCAGGTCACCAACGCCTACAGTCCGAGTCTTTCCTGGCATCTTGACCACAGCTCGTGTTTATTTCACCAAGTCGATCACAGTACGGAGCTTGCCCTCACGCTGTATACTCATCGACAAGTCAGTGATCCGTTGGAAGCTTTTCAAAATCAAATTCGCTTTCAGCAATTGCTGCACCTGATTTGGAGCCATGCAGAACGGCAGGCTGCCGTAGAAACATCAAGCGTTGTCGATCAGACTATTTCTTACATGCATACGAATTATGCCGAGCCAATCACCTTGGATGATTTGGCGAATCGAGCTGGCCTTACCCCTCGATATTACACCGAAGTCTTCAAGAAAAAGGTCGGAAAAAGCCCGATTGAATATTTGACGAGCTGCCGGATGGAGCATGCCAAGACGCTTCTGCGCGAATCGAATAAACGATTGCGTGGGGTAGCACGTCTGGTCGGGTATGCCGATGAGTTTTACTTCAGCAGACGCTTTAAGCAGCAGGTCGGCGTGTCCCCGACTGGTTTTGTTCGCATGAATCAGAAGCAAATGGCACCCGTCACCTTTCACTATGCGGAGTATTTATTGGCACTCGGAATCAGACCGATTGGCGCTCCAGAAGAGCAGGTGACTTATTTACGTGAGCAATTACGGATGAAAGAGGCAGATGAGATTGTCAGCCTGCCCGAGAACACACCAGACTTAATCAAACCATTGCAACCGACATTTATTTTGACCGAATCGACAGGGGATAGCGCTGCTTTCTCCAAGATTGCACCTACTCTTGCCCTTCCGTGGCTGGATCGTGATGTATTTGGTCATCTGAAAACGTTGGCCGATGTGCTTGGCATGAAAGACCAGGCACACAGGTGGCTCAAGCAGCATGAACAGAAGGTTTTGAAGGCGAAGCGATGCATCGACGCGCATATTCAAAAGGAAGATACATTCTTGATCCTCAATGTGCGTCCACAGAGCCTATTGGCATACGGCGCCAGAAATATCGGGCATGTTCTGTACAAATCGTTGAAGCTGACACCACCCAAAATGATTCAAGAAGAGTTGACACGCAACCCCAATTTCTGGGCGACCACAATCAACGAGCATCAATTAAGCCAGTATGCAGCAGATTGGCTCTTCGTTCATATTTTTGATGATGATCTCTCACGGGCACACTTCCTAGAGTTAATGAAACAGGATGTCTGGCAACGAATTCCTGCGGTACAAAAAGGACAAGTGGTCATTCTTAATCCGATATGGTTTTCGTATGATCCCCTCTCCCTCGACATTCAGCTGGAAGAGGCTGTCCAAATTTTGACCATGCAAACACCACCACATTGTCCAAAGAAAAACGGAACATTCTCCATGGATGAAAAGAGGGCATTCAGGGTAAGATGAACTCTATTAATGAGAATCATTTTCACTCACGGAGGATATAACGATGAAACGATCATGCATACAAGCTTGGCTGTCAGGATTGATGATTCTTTCCTTGTTCTTGCTCACGGCATGCGGCCAGACAGCCAGCCCCACTCCATCAGCACCTGCGCAAGAAAGTAAAAGCAGCGATACTCGTGTCCTGAAGCACGCAAAGGGCGAATCTACCATTCCTGTGAAGCCTCAGCGCGTCGTAGTTCTGCAATATTTGGGCCCCATGCTTGCCCTTGGGGTGAAGCCAATCGGTGCGTTGAAGGGACATATGGAAGGTCCAGACATGGAGCCACTGGTTAGTGGAATCGAAGTCGTGGGAGATTATGATGCCTATAATCTGGAGAAAATCCTCGAGTTGCAGCCTGACTTGATCCTCACCGGTACCGAAGTCGAGCAACAGGTATATGAAAAACTGACAAAAATTGCGCCTGTCGTGGCGATCGCCTTCGATCAGTATGATGTCTACGGGCATGTACAAAAGGTAGCGGAAGTTCTAGGTCGCGAGGAAGAAGGAAAGGCTTGGGAGCAGAAGTACAAAGCAAAGGTGGAAGAAGCACGTAAGTTGGTCCATGCTAAGGTCGGGAAAGACGAGACTGTTGCAGCACTAAACGTCCGTGCGAAAACGATTAAAATGTACGGTGCTCGCAATATGGGCCATGTTTTGTATAACGATCTTCAGTTGACTCCACCGTCACTCATAAAGAGCGAGATCGAAAAAGACCCGCTGTTTTGGTCAAAAGACGTATCCATGGAGCTTCTACCGGAATATGCAGCCGACCATATTTTCCTGATGCTGTTCCCTGGAGAGGATGCCGCTCAGTATTTGAAAGAAATCGAGCAAAGCAGTCTGTGGAAAAACTTGCCCGCTGTCAAAAAGAATCAGGTTTATGTAGTCAATGTGGATAGATGGCTTGGCTACGACCCTATTCTGATTGAAAAGCAGTTAGATGAAGCTGTGCAGGATTTGACTGGAACGAAGAAATAATAAGATAGGGCATTTTGGTTTGAGTCAACATAGGGGAGGAGAAGAAAAAGCACAGTTCTCTTCGACTCTGACACGCCCGCAGTGGGGGATTGACTGTCCGTCTCCACTTCCAAAAGGGGACCGTCGAGCCAAAGCCACCCTACGGGCGGAAGTTTCTCAAGGAAGAAGTGTTCGACAAGCGGGCCCCCTTTTGGAAGTTCCAACTGGGTAGGCGTTGTCAAGGTCTACGAGCTCTGTGCTTTTTCTTCTCACCAGCTTTATTGGTTCGTCGATACCTTTTAAAACTTAGGATGATCATAACTGCCGCATAAATTGTGAATAGGAAAGGACCTGCCAGCCCGTGTTTGTTCACATAGGCTAACAGGTCCTCTCTTGCTTTCCAGTCCAGCTATTATAAAAGCGGAGACAACAGCCGCGTCAACGATTCCAGCAAGCGCAAACGCAGTGGTCGGTTCACATACTCTCCCAATGTCATTTCCCGGCAATCAGCCAGATCGGAGACGAACAGTTCCTCCAGCTCCTTTGCCATCTGCGAATCGTACATAAACGCATTCGTCTCGAAATTCAGCTTGAAGCTGCGAATATCGACGTTGGCCGTTCCTACAGACGACAACTGGGTATCGACCACAATGGCTTTGGCATGCATGAAGCCTTTTTCGTAGAGGAAGCAGCGCACACCGCTCTTTAACAAATCGCCGAGATAAGAGTGGGTCGCCCAGAATACCAACAAATGATCCGGCCTTCCCGGGACCATCACCCGCACATCTACCCCAGACATTGCCGCCATTTTTAGTGCGGTCAGCATACTTTCATCGGGAACGAAATAAGGCGTCTGCAAGTAAATCTTCTTTCGTGCCTTGTAAATCATCTTCAAAAAAGCATGCTTGATTTGCTCTTTTTCCGAGTTTGGCCCGCTCGATACGATCTGAACGCCAATCGTTCCCTCAGCCTCTTGAATCTCAGGAAAATACGCGAGTGACTCATGCATTCTTTTCGGTGCAGACAAATTCCAGTCCAGGAAAAAGCGTGCTTGCAGCATGTACACCGCTCTTCCCTCTATCAGCAAATGAGTGTCACGCCAATACCCCAGCTTCTTATCCTTGCCCAAGTATTCATCCCCGATGTTGAAGCCTCCGATATAGCCAATCTTGCCATCAATAATCGTCAGCTTGCGATGATTCCTGAAGTTGACCCGAAAATTCAGGAACGGAATCTTCGCCGGGAAAAAAGAGGCGACTTCTCCCCCTGCTTCTACCAATGGGCGCAGAAACCGGGATGAGACACCAGAAGAACCTACCGCATCATAGAGCAGTCGAACCTCGACGCCCTCCTTTGCCTTCTTCGTCAACAATTGAATGAGCTGTTTCCCTAAATCATCGTCATTCAAAATATAGTAGAGCAAATGTATATGCTCGCGTGCTTCCTCCATCTGTTTGAACATGAGGTTAAACAGACTATGGCCTTCCTTAAAAACCTGAATGGTATTATCCTGCGTATAATACGCTCCATCACTTACCACGTTCATGAAAATCATGTCGCGGTGTCTCTCCATCTCAGGGTCGTTGACCTGCAGTTCACCATGGGCAAGCAACTGCTTTTGCCTATCGACCGCAGCTCGAAAATGGGAAAACTCCCCTTCCTTGAGCCGATACAGCTTTTTCTTGCTCAGCTTATGTCCAAAAATCAGGTAAATAATAAAACCGATGCCCGGCAAAAACAGCAAAACCATCAACCAGGCCCAGGTTGCCGCAATGTTACGCCTCTCCATGAAAATAAGAACGGCACCCAAAATCAGGTTACCTATTGTTACTATCGCAATTATCTTTTCAGACAACGCCATCACACCACATCCAGCTCTAGGATTCCTCCCATATTACAACATTTACTATCGGGATTCATCCTTCCTATCCATCTAGTTTATCCTATGTTGCCAATAGTTTTCCGTTCTTCATGATACATTTGTCGTCCAAATACACATCCGGCTCTTTGACAACCAGATCAATATGTACCCCTGCGACAATCGTCCCGCCAAACGTATTGTTGCTACCAAAGGCTACGTGAATCGTTCCGTATACCTTCTCGTCCTCCAGCACAACTCCCGTAATACGCGCCTTGTCATTCGTTCCGATTCCGAATTCACCCAGCATCCGCCCGTCTTGGTCTCCAAGCATTTGCAGGAGGCGTTCAGCCGATGTTCCTTCTGCTTCTGTGATCCGACCATTTTGGACCGTCAGCAACAGTGGCGAATCAATTTTTCCGATACCCGCGATGGAGCCATCGACGAGGATTTGTCCTTCCGCTGTCCCTTCCAATGGGGCGATATACGCTTCGCCGGAAGGCAAATTGCCCGATTCTCCAGGATTGACGTACATGCCAGTACTCGGCACCCCATTGCGGTCTGCGATGGAAAACGTCAGTGACTTGCCCGCTTTTTCGATTCGCACGGTACTTGCTCGCGTTAGCATCTCGGTCACGCGCTCGGTGAGTGCCTTTACTTGTGTATAGTCAGCGGAAATCGCTCCTGCAAGGAACATGTCTTCCGTAATAGCTGGCATGGTAGCCAGTCTTGTACCATTTGCTGCTGCTTCTTTTCGTGCTTTTGTATGCGTCAAAGAGTGCTGGGTCACACATACCACCACATCTGCGCTCTTCATCGCCGCTGCAACAGCTGCAGGAGGCTCTTGACCGGACTTTTCCCGCTCCTGCATGACCATCAGCATTGCTTCTGCCCCTAGCTGTTTACCGGCTTCCCAGATCGCTTCACCGATGTCCCGCTTCCGCTCGTCGGCCACCACCAAAAATGTCTCATTTGCTTGCAATGCAAGGCAATTCATCAAAATGGCTTTGCTGGATTCTATCAATGTCATGTAAGAATCATCCTTTTCGTCTATCTTATGGTTAGGTTATATCCACTTTTTTCTTGCAAACTCTTCTGTCTTCGCTAGATTGGATCGTTAGTCCTGCCCTTACCCTGTTTATCGGAATCTTCTTGCTTTTGCTGTTAAATTTAGTATGATTAGAATACAAATGAAAACGCTTAAGACAATGAGGTCTTCTACCCGCGCTTTATCAATAGGCGTGGGGAAGGCCTTTTTCTTTTGAAAAAATGATAGCGTTTTCATTTGGGGGATCGAGAAAAAGAAGAAGGGGATGACAACCATGTCACACAGAAAAGCACAACCCAAAACGTGGTGGCTGACCATGCTGATGATCGTCGCTCTGCTCGCGATGCAGATGCCAGCTTTGGCCAAGGACACCAACGTGCAGATGCTCGACAAGGGGAAATGGGCACCTGCGACTTATCAAGCCGTCCACGAATTGATTGAGAAAAACGGCATCAAGAGTGCCTCCTACAATGCCAAAAAGAAGCCGTATGCCGTTTTTGACTGGGACAATACGAGCATCATGCATGACACTGAGGAAGCGCTGTTTGTTTACCAGATCAACCATTTGGCTTACAAGCTCACTCCAGAAGAATTCGGGAAGGTCATCCGTACGAATGTACCAGAGGGACCGTTTTCCGATTCGTATAAAAATGTCGACGGCAAGCCTGTCACACTCGATGCCATCGCGACTGATCTCGTAGCCGACTACACGTACTTATATCAAAATTATCAAGGTTTTAAAGGAACGAAGTCGCTGGAGGAAGTGACAGCAACAGAGCAATTCGCAGATTTCAAAGCCAAACTGTTTTTCTTGTATGAAGCGATCAACGATACGCACAGCACCTCGATTGGCTATCCATGGATCCTCTACCTCTTCACGAACATGACAGTGGAAGAAGTGCAACAATTGGCGGAAGCATCCAATGATCACAGCCTGGGCATGGCGATTGAAAAAGTAAGCTGGACGAGCCCGAAATCGTTGGCAGGCAAAGCAGGTGTGGTGAAAGCCTCCCATACAACAGGACTGCGCCTCACTCCCGAAGTAGCAAACCTGATGAACACGTTGCGTGCCAATGGCATCGACGTATATGTCGTGAGTGCCTCCCTGGAGGATGTCGTTCGTGTTTTTGCCACTCTCCCGAAATATGGCTACAATCTCCCAGCGGAGAACATCATCGGCATGCGTCTGAAAACAGAAAACGGACGGATTACGAACGTGTACCAGCCTGACTACCCGATCACGGTAGCCCACGGCAAGACGGAAGTGATCCAGAATGTATTGGTGAAAAAATATGGTCATGGCCCTATCTTCATCGCGGGCGATAGCAACGGTGATTTCGAGATGATGACAGAGCTGGACAGCGTGCAGCTCTCGCTCGTCGTAAACCGCGTCAAAGGCGGCAAAATTGGGCAGCAAATTACCAAAGGTGCTGAGCAGATGGGCAAAGCAAACCCGACGGTAGTCCTGCAAGGACGTGATGAGAACACAGGCATGTGGATTCCGAGCGAAGCGACGATCCGACTCGGGCAAAAAGAGCCGCAGTTGGTCGCGAAATAAACAGGAAAAACCGCCCTTTGTACGGGGCGGTTTTCTCTTTATGGATGAGTAACGGGAATTCTCCACTCGAGTGGATATTTTTTTTGAACAGCATCCAGTCGTAGGGTGAGCTTCTCCGGGAGCTTGGTTATTTCGTCTTCTTCCGAGTTCCTGCTGTCCTCCAGTAAAAATTTGTATGTTACTCTCTCGCGTCCAGACTGGTCAACGGGTCCCGTGGATTGAGTACTCCTTCTAGCACGGTAAGTGGTTCCCTTCCCGTCTTGCGCTACCCACCAAGGCAAATAAATATCGGAAATATCTTTGGATAGTACCTCGACTTCCATTTCTATTTGCTGTTTTTCCGAATATTTATCTTTTGCCAGCTGGACGCCTTTCACCGTGAAGATATCTTCTCCCACTTGTTTCATTACGGGCTTCTTGTTCAACTCATCTGGCCGGAAGGTAACACTCATATCATACGGTATTGCCTTGTGGAAGCTGTTTATGACAAGCGTCTTTGATTTGCCTTTTGGCAACGGATCGTCGTCCATAATCCAGTGGAAATGTCCATAGCGATCAATGGGATGGGATCTTTCTTTGCGCCTTTCCTTCCCCTTGCTGCCATCTGCCTCCTCGTAATAATATCCCAGCATATATTGCTGATACGGAAGAAATGGAGCATAATCAGGGTTCGTCGTCTTTCCGGTTAGCTTTTTCGCTTCTTGTTCCAATTGTTTTTTGGCCGCCTCTGTCCATTGTGTTTCCAACTCAATTCGGGTGGTCGTTGGCGTGTTGACGATCTGATGTAAGGTCATCCTCAATCCATGCTTCGTCACTTGCGTTTGATTGACAGGCAACACAGTCGTTGCGGCCGTTGTTTTTGCCATCGTAATCGGAACTTGCAGCTTCCAGTTTCCTTTTATATCTCCAATTTCATCAAAGTGCATCGACAACGTTTTCGGAAGGGGCTCTTGTCCTTTTTCCCCAAGGATAAACCGGATGAATCCGACATTATCTTCAAAGGCTGTTCCCCACTTGTCAGAAATGACCGTCCCTTTGGCATCCAACAATTCAACTCCATTGAATTGAGAGTTACTTGCTGTCTTCCATTCAGGCCCGAGCTGCTGGCCATCCGACTGTTTTATCATTAAAGCTACTATTACCTGCGCCGGATCAGCAATGATTTCCTTTACCTCCAAGGTAATCCCCTGATCCGTAACAGAAAGATTCGATGTTTCGGAGAAGCCTTGTCTCGCCGCCTGTTGCAGTCCTTCGTCGTTGAACACACCTTGTGCAAAGATCGATTTGACATAGGCCGCAAACGTTGGGGACACTTGCATGGTTCCGAGCAGCCCGAGTACGACAGCGGAA
This genomic stretch from Brevibacillus brevis harbors:
- a CDS encoding IclR family transcriptional regulator; translated protein: MVQSIDRAMSIISVLVSDPNKQHWSISEIAEQTDLPLSTVHRLISSLIKHGLILQVPESKQYKVGYTWMEIGLRILDKMDMRAVARTVMEQLAADVRETVYLNIPQGSHAIVLERVEGPMSVRSMDNLGERIPLHIGAANKTILANMNPTEAEQIVTDLVPDAEKRRELLERLPEIRQNGYAVSYGEKTEGTASIAAPIFGVNQKVVGALSIGVPSYRINEQLLSSLIEQAQQSAKEISHKIGALP
- a CDS encoding M20/M25/M40 family metallo-hydrolase, with amino-acid sequence MQKWQTKEQLIDLLCNLVSIPSITGSSAEKDLPGYVVDQLRTLPYYQANPDHVRANPTEDGRHFVTALVKKEGVRDTVILVSHFDVVDVEDYGAWMKHAFDPKTLTPLFQQNQADMPADVQQDIRTGNWLFGRGTMDMKCGLTLHMSMIEQAIAGEFEGNILLLTVPDEEVNSVGMRAAVPELLKIAEEFDLSYTTVLNSEPMFTRYPGDTNTYLYTGSIGKVLPGFLCYGKETHVGEPFAGLNGNYMASQLTCELELNTSFCEVVEGEASPPPTNLIQKDLKKEYSVQIPHRAVTLFNLFLLEKQMEDVVEPLLESARNVAERMKQNYLKHASQFANFAPFSPRDLSISVMTYEELYAYAKKTYGEEKLRQLEADVIANRGDKDDRDATIELVDQLAILCKELSPMMILFFAPPFYPAVSSRNHPLIQQTTEEMKAYARDQHQVNLVKQNYFGGISDLSYVGLQYPAASMKPLVANMPLWDNGYSIPLQELEAFDVPVMNLGPVGRDAHQWTERLDIDYAFDTLKDMLPRCIQSLLQNGKALKE
- a CDS encoding OsmC family protein, whose amino-acid sequence is MEFQAKENGFVTQLSYGELHVSGDEQYGFRPYQLLVSSIAVCSGGVLRKVLDKMRMACTDMKVTADVQRNEAEANRVEKIHLHFIITGENMKEEKVQKAIEAASKNCPMVQSVKGSIVVTESFELVS
- a CDS encoding helix-turn-helix domain-containing protein; the protein is MSPTEEWAFSGESTHAVLIVTKGTGQMLNESDQQALLDGSVLILSRESARQVRPDTEEPLRLLVLYFDALQQQEQVTNAYSPSLSWHLDHSSCLFHQVDHSTELALTLYTHRQVSDPLEAFQNQIRFQQLLHLIWSHAERQAAVETSSVVDQTISYMHTNYAEPITLDDLANRAGLTPRYYTEVFKKKVGKSPIEYLTSCRMEHAKTLLRESNKRLRGVARLVGYADEFYFSRRFKQQVGVSPTGFVRMNQKQMAPVTFHYAEYLLALGIRPIGAPEEQVTYLREQLRMKEADEIVSLPENTPDLIKPLQPTFILTESTGDSAAFSKIAPTLALPWLDRDVFGHLKTLADVLGMKDQAHRWLKQHEQKVLKAKRCIDAHIQKEDTFLILNVRPQSLLAYGARNIGHVLYKSLKLTPPKMIQEELTRNPNFWATTINEHQLSQYAADWLFVHIFDDDLSRAHFLELMKQDVWQRIPAVQKGQVVILNPIWFSYDPLSLDIQLEEAVQILTMQTPPHCPKKNGTFSMDEKRAFRVR
- a CDS encoding ABC transporter substrate-binding protein, whose product is MKRSCIQAWLSGLMILSLFLLTACGQTASPTPSAPAQESKSSDTRVLKHAKGESTIPVKPQRVVVLQYLGPMLALGVKPIGALKGHMEGPDMEPLVSGIEVVGDYDAYNLEKILELQPDLILTGTEVEQQVYEKLTKIAPVVAIAFDQYDVYGHVQKVAEVLGREEEGKAWEQKYKAKVEEARKLVHAKVGKDETVAALNVRAKTIKMYGARNMGHVLYNDLQLTPPSLIKSEIEKDPLFWSKDVSMELLPEYAADHIFLMLFPGEDAAQYLKEIEQSSLWKNLPAVKKNQVYVVNVDRWLGYDPILIEKQLDEAVQDLTGTKK
- the cls gene encoding cardiolipin synthase — protein: MALSEKIIAIVTIGNLILGAVLIFMERRNIAATWAWLMVLLFLPGIGFIIYLIFGHKLSKKKLYRLKEGEFSHFRAAVDRQKQLLAHGELQVNDPEMERHRDMIFMNVVSDGAYYTQDNTIQVFKEGHSLFNLMFKQMEEAREHIHLLYYILNDDDLGKQLIQLLTKKAKEGVEVRLLYDAVGSSGVSSRFLRPLVEAGGEVASFFPAKIPFLNFRVNFRNHRKLTIIDGKIGYIGGFNIGDEYLGKDKKLGYWRDTHLLIEGRAVYMLQARFFLDWNLSAPKRMHESLAYFPEIQEAEGTIGVQIVSSGPNSEKEQIKHAFLKMIYKARKKIYLQTPYFVPDESMLTALKMAAMSGVDVRVMVPGRPDHLLVFWATHSYLGDLLKSGVRCFLYEKGFMHAKAIVVDTQLSSVGTANVDIRSFKLNFETNAFMYDSQMAKELEELFVSDLADCREMTLGEYVNRPLRLRLLESLTRLLSPLL
- a CDS encoding aminopeptidase, whose product is MTLIESSKAILMNCLALQANETFLVVADERKRDIGEAIWEAGKQLGAEAMLMVMQEREKSGQEPPAAVAAAMKSADVVVCVTQHSLTHTKARKEAAANGTRLATMPAITEDMFLAGAISADYTQVKALTERVTEMLTRASTVRIEKAGKSLTFSIADRNGVPSTGMYVNPGESGNLPSGEAYIAPLEGTAEGQILVDGSIAGIGKIDSPLLLTVQNGRITEAEGTSAERLLQMLGDQDGRMLGEFGIGTNDKARITGVVLEDEKVYGTIHVAFGSNNTFGGTIVAGVHIDLVVKEPDVYLDDKCIMKNGKLLAT
- a CDS encoding HAD family hydrolase encodes the protein MSHRKAQPKTWWLTMLMIVALLAMQMPALAKDTNVQMLDKGKWAPATYQAVHELIEKNGIKSASYNAKKKPYAVFDWDNTSIMHDTEEALFVYQINHLAYKLTPEEFGKVIRTNVPEGPFSDSYKNVDGKPVTLDAIATDLVADYTYLYQNYQGFKGTKSLEEVTATEQFADFKAKLFFLYEAINDTHSTSIGYPWILYLFTNMTVEEVQQLAEASNDHSLGMAIEKVSWTSPKSLAGKAGVVKASHTTGLRLTPEVANLMNTLRANGIDVYVVSASLEDVVRVFATLPKYGYNLPAENIIGMRLKTENGRITNVYQPDYPITVAHGKTEVIQNVLVKKYGHGPIFIAGDSNGDFEMMTELDSVQLSLVVNRVKGGKIGQQITKGAEQMGKANPTVVLQGRDENTGMWIPSEATIRLGQKEPQLVAK
- a CDS encoding DUF4179 domain-containing protein — translated: MTNEERQIQETLRKVAEAVETPSFQMPSQNNALQVGRRPFYRSKRWASIGIASAVVLGLLGTMQVSPTFAAYVKSIFAQGVFNDEGLQQAARQGFSETSNLSVTDQGITLEVKEIIADPAQVIVALMIKQSDGQQLGPEWKTASNSQFNGVELLDAKGTVISDKWGTAFEDNVGFIRFILGEKGQEPLPKTLSMHFDEIGDIKGNWKLQVPITMAKTTAATTVLPVNQTQVTKHGLRMTLHQIVNTPTTTRIELETQWTEAAKKQLEQEAKKLTGKTTNPDYAPFLPYQQYMLGYYYEEADGSKGKERRKERSHPIDRYGHFHWIMDDDPLPKGKSKTLVINSFHKAIPYDMSVTFRPDELNKKPVMKQVGEDIFTVKGVQLAKDKYSEKQQIEMEVEVLSKDISDIYLPWWVAQDGKGTTYRARRSTQSTGPVDQSGRERVTYKFLLEDSRNSEEDEITKLPEKLTLRLDAVQKKYPLEWRIPVTHP